The genomic interval CAAAAGATTAACATCCGAACTGGTAATTGCCTATGGTCTGGTGTTTGCGCTTCAGGCAATTTGTATGATGGTGGCAATTAGTCTACTCACGCGTGTAAATGTTCAGGAATTTCAGACGACGGCAAAGGAAGCGATCGCATCGGTGATTGCGGGCGATCGCGACTAAGTCAGTAGGAGTTAGGGAAAGGAGAAGGGATAAAGGATGAAGGATAAAACATTCTATTAACCCCTCCTCTCCTTCACCTTCCCTACTCCCTACTCCCCACCCCCACTCCCTACTCCCATGAACTGGACCCAAATCCTTAATTTCGCTGAAACCACGACTCATCGTGTTGGAGAGCAACTGCTGAAAGACTTCGGGCACGTCCAAGCCGCTGAGAAGTCGGATGGGAGTCTGGTGACTCAAGCCGATCGCTGGGCGGATGAGGAACTACGTGGGGCGATCGCCCGAACTTTTCCCGAATATGGGGTGTTGAGCGAAGAAGTGGAACACATCTTCCCGCCAAACGAGTGGTGTTGGGTTATTGACCCGCTTGACGGCACCACCAACTTTGCCAGGGGGCTACCTATCTGGGGAATTTCCCTGGGATTACTGTACCGCGGCACTCCCGTCTTTGGCTATGTGCACCTACCTCCCCTGAGGCAATCCTTTCATGGCTACTGGTATGGCAACTCTGGGCTAGAGGGACCCACCGGAGCATTCCTTAACCATCGTCCGATTCACACCAGT from Kovacikia minuta CCNUW1 carries:
- a CDS encoding inositol monophosphatase family protein; the protein is MNWTQILNFAETTTHRVGEQLLKDFGHVQAAEKSDGSLVTQADRWADEELRGAIARTFPEYGVLSEEVEHIFPPNEWCWVIDPLDGTTNFARGLPIWGISLGLLYRGTPVFGYVHLPPLRQSFHGYWYGNSGLEGPTGAFLNHRPIHTSPDDISPNHFFNLCARSTSVLKNPFPAKIRMLGVATYNLLTVAAGATLGGVEATPKIWDIAAVWAIVQAAGGVWTPLEPNPIFPLQVGKDYGDRPYPTLVVSRPEFVPIFRPLVEGVVER